CTCCCCCGCCGGCTTCGACTACGACAAGCTCAACCACATCAACGCCCAGCACCTCAAGAGGCTCGATCCGCCGCAGCGGCTCGCGTTGACCCTGCCCCTGCTCGAAGAGCGCGGCTGGACGGTCGATCCGGCCTGGCACGTGCCCGCGCCGGACACCCGGGGCTACCTGAACCTGGTCCTGAAGACCCTCGGCGGGCGCTTCAGCAACCTGCTGCGCGTGCCAGAGCAGATCGGCTTCTTCTTCGCCGAGGATTATCCCCTGGACCCGGAGGCGGTCGCGCAGCATCTGCACACCGATGCGGCCCGCGACCGGCTGGGCAAACTGGCCGGCGCCTGCGCGCGGGACCTGTCGTCGGACAGGCCCGTCCCGCAGGAGGATTTCGAGCGGGTGGTCCGCGCCACGGCGGAGTCCTCGGCCCTGGAGGCGGGCGATCTGATCCATCCCTGCCGCGTGGCCCTGACCGGTCAGACGCGCAGCGCCGGGATCTTCGAAGTCATGTGGCTGATAGGGGCTCCACGCGTCATCGCGCGCCTGCGCCGCGCCGCCGGCGCCGGCTGACGCACGCGTCCCGGACCCTGAACCGGGAGTCGAATCCTGTACCTGCGCATCCTCATCAGGTATCTGCTGGTCTGGGCCGTCAACGCGGCCTCGCTGGCGCTGGTGACCCTGATCCTGCCCGGCTTCTGGTTCGACACCGCCCTGCCCTACTGGTGGCGCGCGCCGTTGCTCCTGCCCGTCGAGTTCGCCCTGCTGATCCTCACGGTGCGGCCCCTGCTGGTCCTGGCCACCCTGCCCCTGAACGCCCTGACGCAGGGCTTGCCCACGCTCTTCATCAACGCCGGCGTGATCCAGCTCACGGCGGCCATCGAGCCGGCCTTCCACATCGAGGGCTGGTGGCACGCGCTGTTCGGCGTCGCCATGATCACCGTCATCAACACCAGCCTCACCTCCTGGCTCGGCATCGACGAGATCTACCCGCTCTTCCAGACGATCCTGCGCCGCCTGGGCATGCGCTACGGCCCCCGCGCGCGCCCCGGTCAGCGGCGCGGCCTGCTGATCCTGCAGATCGACGGTCTGTCCTGGCGCAGCCTCATGCGCGCGGTGCGCCGGGGTCGCATGCCGGCGGTCTCGGCGT
Above is a genomic segment from bacterium containing:
- a CDS encoding phage holin family protein gives rise to the protein MLYLRILIRYLLVWAVNAASLALVTLILPGFWFDTALPYWWRAPLLLPVEFALLILTVRPLLVLATLPLNALTQGLPTLFINAGVIQLTAAIEPAFHIEGWWHALFGVAMITVINTSLTSWLGIDEIYPLFQTILRRLGMRYGPRARPGQRRGLLILQIDGLSWRSLMRAVRRGRMPAVSALLALGSHRLYRWQSGIPSNTPAVQGGLFYGTRSGVPGYRWYDRARDRVMVASRPADLRDAEAA